One genomic region from Rosa rugosa chromosome 1, drRosRugo1.1, whole genome shotgun sequence encodes:
- the LOC133725488 gene encoding transcription initiation factor TFIID subunit 9, producing the protein MAGEDEDLPRDAKIVKTLLKSMGVEDYEPRVIHQFLELWYRYVVDVLSDAQVYSDHAGKGAIDCDDIKLAIQSKVNFSFSQPPPREVLLELARNRNKIPLPKSISGPGVALPPDQDTLISPNYQLAVPRKRPAQAVEEMEEDEETVEPNPPQEQKPTDILQNTSQKVSFPLAKRTK; encoded by the exons ATGGCAGGGGAAGATGAGGACTTACCAAGAGACGCAAAGATTGTGAAGACGCTGTTAAAATCAATGGGCGTGGAGGACTATGAACCTCGCGTTATTCACCAATTCTTGGAGCTATGGTATCGGTACGTGGTCGATGTACTCAGTGATGCTCAAGTTTACTCTGATCACGCGGGCAAGGGTGCGATTGATTGCGATGATATCAAGCTTGCCATTCAGTCCAAGGTCAATTTCAGCTTCTCGCAACCCCCTCCAAGAGAG GTTCTACTGGAGTTGGCCAGAAACAGGAACAAAATTCCATTACCAAAATCCATCTCAGGGCCTGGTGTGGCGCTACCACCTGACCAGGATACCTTGATCAGCCCAAATTATCAACTGGCAGTCCCTAGGAAACGACCAGCTCAAGCAGTTGAAGAAAtggaagaggatgaagaaacTGTTGAACCCAATCCACCCCAAGAGCAGAAGCCTACTGATATACTGCAGAATACATCCCAAAAGGTATCTTTTCCCCTTGCTAAACGCACCAAGTGA
- the LOC133725487 gene encoding probable GTP diphosphokinase RSH2, chloroplastic translates to MTVPIALYATPPSSVCSHATFDFELSSRSSSSAASTPSTSQKPAMGGLSCLFSSPTVKHASSSSSFSGGGGEELGSMWPDRGEELKELSSSFRYSQSKFNGASMNRDQSPISVFQGPVSSSSSGVSSSARSPPMRIARERSSNGDVNLRCGSNGLFNGFVRGALGSSCVDYDSPSFEVRNDALEMRSSAVLDELTFNMEDGFVEGNFEPYASELLVGAQLQHKIFYEEFVIKAFYEAEKAHRGQMRASGDPYLQHCVETAVLLALIGANSAVVAAGLLHDTLDDSVMSYDYIFGKFGAGVADLVEGVSKLSHLSKLARDNNTACKTVEADRLHTMFLAMADARAVLIKLADRLHNMMTLDALPLTKQQRFAKETLEIFVPLAHRLGISSWKVQLENLCFKHLNPDQHNDLSSKLEDSFDDALIASATARLDQALREKAISYHVLCGRHKSLYSIYCKMLKKKLNMSEIHDIHGLRLIVEKEEDCYQALEVVRQLWTEVPGKFKDYITQPKCNGYQSLHTVVMGEGMVPLEVQIRTKEMHLQAEFGFAAHWRYKEGDCKHPSFVLQMVEWARWVVTWQCEAMSRDRSSITYADSIKPPCTFPSHSDDCPYSYKSHCGEDEPVFVILIENDKMSVQEFPANSTIMDLVGKVGRGSMRWTTYGLPLKEELRPRLNKMPVSDPTCKLQMGDVVELTPAIPDKSLTEYREEIQRMYDRGRTVSSVGSPAKSMVGWRR, encoded by the exons ATGACGGTCCCGATTGCTCTGTACGCAACGCCGCCGAGCAGTGTGTGCTCGCACGCCACGTTTGATTTCGAATTGAGCTCCCGATCTTCGTCGTCCGCGGCTTCGACGCCGTCGACATCACAGAAGCCGGCGATGGGGGGCTTGTCGTGCTTGTTCTCGTCTCCGACGGTGAAGCATGCTTCGTCTTCTTCCAGCTTTTCGGGCGGAGGAGGTGAGGAATTGGGGTCGATGTGGCCTGATAGGGGTGAAGAGTTGAAGGAGTTGAGCAGCTCGTTCCGGTATTCGCAGAGCAAGTTCAATGGGGCTTCAATGAATAGAGATCAGAGCCCGATTTCGGTGTTTCAGGGCCCGGTTTCGAGTAGCAGCAGTGGGGTTTCGAGCTCTGCGAGGAGCCCTCCGATGAGAATTGCGCGGGAAAGGAGTAGCAATGGAGATGTGAACTTGCGGTGCGGTAGTAATGGGTTGTTTAATGGCTTTGTGAGGGGTGCTTTGGGGTCTTCCTGCGTGGATTATGACTCGCCGAGCTTCGAGGTGCGAAATGATGCTCTGGAGATGAGATCATCAGCTGTGCTGGATGAATTGACCTTCAATATGGAGGATGGGTTTGTGGAGGGCAATTTCGAGCCTTATGCAAGTGAGTTGCTTGTAGGTGCGCAGTTGCAGCACAAGATTTTCTATGAAGAGTTTGTTATCAAGGCTTTCTATGAGGCCGAGAAAGCACACAGAGGGCAG ATGCGAGCAAGTGGTGATCCGTATTTGCAGCATTGTGTAGAAACGGCGGTGCTGCTCGCATTGATCGGGGCTAATTCCGCAGTTGTTGCTGCAGGGCTTTTGCATGACACGCTTGATGATTCTGTTATGAGTTATGACTATAtatttggaaaatttggagcAGGAGTTGCTGACTTAGTTGAAGGG GTGTCAAAGCTGAGTCATTTGAGCAAGCTTGCCCGTGATAATAATACTGCGTGCAAGACAGTTGAGGCAGACCGTTTGCATACCATGTTTCTTGCCATGGCAGATGCTCGAGCTGTTCTCATTAAATTGGCTGATCGATTGCATAATATGATGACACTGGATGCATTGCCCTTAACTAAACAGCAAAGGTTTGCAAAAGAGACTTTGGAGATCTTTGTGCCATTGGCCCACCGACTTGGAATATCAAGCTGGAAGGTGCAGCTAGAAAATTTATGTTTTAAGCATCTCAATCCAGACCAACACAATGACCTATCGTCTAAGCTTGAAGATTCATTTGATGATGCACTGATTGCTTCTGCCACAGCGAGATTAGACCAAGCTCTTAGAGAAAAAGCCATTTCCTACCATGTCCTCTGTGGACGGCATAAGAGCTTGTATAGTATCTACTGCAAAATGTTAAA AAAAAAACTGAACATGAGTGAAATTCATGATATCCATGGGCTACGTTTGATTGTTGAGAAAGAGGAAGATTGCTATCAAGCACTGGAAGTTGTTCGTCAGCTATGGACTGAGGTTCCGGGGAAGTTCAAGGACTACATAACACAACCCAAGTGTAATGGGTATCAGTCACTTCACACTGTGGTCATGGGTGAAGGCATGGTACCCTTAGAAGTGCAAATTCGAACAAAGGAGATGCATTTGCAAGCTGAATTTGGATTTGCTGCTCATTGGAGATATAAGGAAGGTGATTGTAAGCACCCATCGTTTGTGCTTCAGATGGTTGAGTGGGCAAGATGGGTGGTCACTTGGCAGTGCGAGGCAATGAGCAGAGACCGGTCGTCGATTACCTATGCTGACTCAATCAAGCCACCTTGCACATTTCCTTCTCATTCCGATGACTGCCCTTATTCTTACAAATCCCACTGTGGTGAAGATGAGCCAGTGTTCGTCATTTTGATAGAGAATGACAAG ATGTCTGTGCAAGAATTTCCTGCAAACTCGACAATTATGGATCTGGTTGGAAAAGTTGGGCGCGGGAGCATGAGATGGACAACATATGGACTCCCATTGAAGGAAGAACTAAGGCCTAGGCTGAACAAAATGCCAGTGAGTGATCCTACATGCAAACTGCAGATGGGGGATGTAGTGGAGCTGACTCCAGCTATTCCTGACAAGTCATTAACAGAGTACAGGGAAGAGATTCAACGCATGTACGACCGGGGCAGGACTGTATCAAGTGTAGGGTCTCCTGCTAAAAGCATGGTAGGCTGGAGAAGATGA